The Rhinolophus ferrumequinum isolate MPI-CBG mRhiFer1 chromosome 19, mRhiFer1_v1.p, whole genome shotgun sequence genome has a segment encoding these proteins:
- the SIGLEC15 gene encoding LOW QUALITY PROTEIN: sialic acid-binding Ig-like lectin 15 (The sequence of the model RefSeq protein was modified relative to this genomic sequence to represent the inferred CDS: inserted 1 base in 1 codon) encodes MEGSVRLLACLVCVLPMGSFVRTKRDTTRNLLNTDVHSAPTQRWSMQVPAEVIATAGEAAVLPCTFTHPHRHYDGPLTAIWRAGEPYAGPQVFRCAAARGSEFCQTALSLHGRFGLLGNPRRNDLSLRVERLALADNGRYFCRVEFAGDIHDRYESRHGVWLRVTAAPRIVNISVLPGPAHAFRALCTAEGEPPPALAWSGPALRNGSAAVPGPGQGYGQKVTAELPALAHDGRYTCTASNSLGRAEASVYLFRFHGASGASANALLLGAIGLKALLLLGVLAALASRRRLEHPVTQDNPPRPQAQESNYENLNQMSPRXPPATTRSP; translated from the exons ATGGAAGGGTCCGTCCGACTCCTGGCCTGCTTGGTGTGCGTCCTCCCGATGG GATCATTTGTGAGAACTAAAAGAGATACGACCAGGAACTTGCTGAACACAGATGTGCACA GTGCCCCGACACAGCGCTGGTCCATGCAGGTGCCCGCAGAGGTGATCGCGACGGCGGGTGAGGCGGCGGTGCTGCCCTGCACCTTCACGCACCCGCACCGCCACTACGACGGGCCGCTGACGGCCATCTGGCGAGCGGGCGAGCCCTACGCGGGCCCGCAGGTGTTCCGGTGCGCGGCGGCGCGGGGCAGCGAGTTCTGCCAGACGGCGCTGAGCCTGCACGGCCGCTTCGGCCTGCTGGGCAACCCGCGCCGCAACGACCTCTCGCTGCGCGTCGAGCGCCTCGCCCTGGCAGACAACGGCCGCTACTTCTGCCGCGTGGAGTTCGCGGGGGATATCCACGACCGCTACGAGAGTCGCCATGGCGTCTGGCTGCGCGTGACGG CTGCCCCGCGGATCGTCAATATCTCGGTGCTGCCAGGCCCCGCGCATGCCTTCCGCGCACTCTGCACGGCCGAAGGGGAGCCGCCGCCCGCCCTCGCCTGGTCCGGCCCGGCCCTGCGCAACGGCTCGGCAGCCGTGCCGGGCCCGGGTCAGGGCTACGGCCAGAAGGTGACAGCAGAGCTGCCCGCGCTGGCCCACGATGGCCGCTACACGTGTACCGCCTCAAACAGCCTGGGCCGCGCCGAGGCCAGCGTCTACTTGTTCCGTTTCCACGGAGCCTCCGGGGCCTCGGCCAACGCCCTCCTGCTTGGCGCAATTGGCCTCAAGGCGCTGCTGTTGCTGGGCGTGCTGGCCGCCCTGGCCTCCCGCCGCCGCCTGG AGCACCCAGTCACCCAGGACAACCCGCCACG GCCCCAGGCTCAGGAGTCCAATTATGAAAATTTGAACCAGATGAGCCCCA ACCCACCGGCAACCACACGTTCACCATGA